The Bacteroidia bacterium sequence TGCTATAATGTTTGTTCCAATCATGAAGTTTAACAGAGACTCAATAGAAGACCGTCTAACATCTTTATTCGATTATGTTTTTAAAAACATAAATCTCAGCACAGAAAACGAAAAATCTCAATTTGTTATAGATAAAATAGAAGACCTAGTAAAAGTTACAAACATTCCCTCAAAACTGGATCAATATGGGGTAACAATTGATGATTTAGAGTTCTTGGTAGATGCGGGGTCTAAACAAAAAAGGTTACTAGATAATAATAGAAAACCTTTAACTTTAGATGATATTGAATCGATTTATAGAAGCTTATTGTAGAGGAGAGTTTTGAATGAACAATAGACCAATTTTAGGAATTACCATGGGAGATCCATCAGGTATAGGACCTGAGATTATTTTAAAAGCTCTTTTCGAAAAACAAGTATACGATGATTCAAAGCCTGTAATTATTGGAGACCATAAAGTAATCAACAAAGCCCTTAAGTTGTTAAACAATGATTCTTTTTCAATTAATGTAGTTGGTAATGTTGATGCGTGTTTATTTGAGTATGGAACTATTGATGTTTTCCATTTAGAGCTAGTAGATATGGAAAAGTTTACAATAGGTGAAGTTAGCTCAATGAGTGGTAATGCAGCGTTTCAATGTGTTAAAACAGCAATTGAATTAGCATTACAAAATAAAATTGATGCGACTATAACTGCCCCTTTAAATAAAGAATCCTTAAATTTAGCTGGTTTTAAATATTCAGGCCACACAGAAATTTATGCTGAATTAACAAAGACATCAGATTATTCAATGATGCTAGCAGAAGGGAATTTAAAAGTAGTTCACGTTTCAACACATGTTTCTTTAAGACAAGCTTGTGATTTAGTTAAAAGAGAACGTGTGTTAGCAGTAATAGAGTTAGCATACAATGCTTGTAGAGACTTAGGAATTAAAAGTCCGAAAATTGCAGTGGCTGGGCTAAATCCCCACGCAGGAGAAAATGGCTTATTTGGAACTGAAGAGATTAATGAAATAATGCCTGCTATTAGCGATGCTAAAGCAAAAGGTTTAGATGCCTCAGGTCCTTACCCTCCTGACACAATCTTTCCAAAAGCTGTTGGAGGCTTTTATGATATTGTTGTTGCTATGTACCATGATCAAGGACATATACCTTTAAAAGTTTTGGGCTTTCAATACGATCAAGAAAAACAAAACTGGAAAGCTGTTAATGGAATCAATGTAACTTTAGGGCTACCAATTATTAGGTCCTCCGTCGACCATGGAACTGCATTTGAGATTGCTTGGAAGCAAATAGCAAACCAGTCGAGTATGCTGCAAGCAATAGATTATGGAATAAAACTAGCGAAAATAAGAATAGCAAGGAGTCAAAATGAAGATTGAAGGTATTATAACACCTATTCTAACCCCAATGAATAGTGATGAAAGTGTAAATTATGACAAATTGGAAGAGTTTGTAGAAATGCAAATTGAAGGGGGTGTCCACGGTATATTTTGTTTTGGTACAAATGGTGAGTCATACATCCTCAGCGATGATGAGAAACTAAAAATTCTTGAAAAAGTTGTTAAAGTTACAAATAAAAGAGTGCCTGTTTTTGCTGGAACTGGGCAACCAGGAACATTACACACTATCGAATTGTCTAAAAAAGCAAAAGGTCTTGGAGTAGATGCACTTTCTATTATATCCCCCTTTTTTGCAGCTCCGAGTCAAGATGATATTTACAACCATTACTACAGAATTGCAAAAGAGGTAGATTTACCAATAATCGTTTATAATA is a genomic window containing:
- the pdxA gene encoding 4-hydroxythreonine-4-phosphate dehydrogenase PdxA: MNNRPILGITMGDPSGIGPEIILKALFEKQVYDDSKPVIIGDHKVINKALKLLNNDSFSINVVGNVDACLFEYGTIDVFHLELVDMEKFTIGEVSSMSGNAAFQCVKTAIELALQNKIDATITAPLNKESLNLAGFKYSGHTEIYAELTKTSDYSMMLAEGNLKVVHVSTHVSLRQACDLVKRERVLAVIELAYNACRDLGIKSPKIAVAGLNPHAGENGLFGTEEINEIMPAISDAKAKGLDASGPYPPDTIFPKAVGGFYDIVVAMYHDQGHIPLKVLGFQYDQEKQNWKAVNGINVTLGLPIIRSSVDHGTAFEIAWKQIANQSSMLQAIDYGIKLAKIRIARSQNED